The following coding sequences are from one Methanosarcina sp. WWM596 window:
- a CDS encoding glutamate decarboxylase: MISRKMNLESMDESKKYRVGAYSARYVPKTGEKGIPKYEFPEDGMSPRAAYQLVHDEQSLDGNPFLNLASFVNTWMEPEADKLVMENISKNIIDVFEYPQTSRVIHHNIVNMLGRLFNGHRTDFVGTSTAGSSEAIMLGLLAHKWNWKKSERGTDKPNIIFGNDAHVCWDKFARYFDVDARKVPIDKDRRTITAEAVAERIDENTICVGCVLGTTFTGEIDPVKDINDLLLEYEKEKGWDIPIHIDAASGGFILPFTEPNFEWDFRLERVKSINVSGHKYGLTYPGLGWLIFRNKNALPEDLIFHVNYLGEMEDSYTLNFSGGSAMVAAQYYNFLRFGRAGYTGIMKKILDVSQDLAKKVDSLGRFEMLNKGERLPIIAFRQKEETGYSLLQLSHKLRERGWIVPAYCLPENAADIEIMRIVVRENFTPDMATIIVEDLEKACQFLENGTESGIEKPCPSEKGMAHIC, encoded by the coding sequence AAACAGGAGAAAAAGGTATTCCAAAGTATGAATTTCCCGAGGATGGTATGAGCCCGAGGGCAGCTTATCAACTGGTACATGATGAGCAGAGCCTCGACGGCAATCCTTTCCTTAATCTGGCAAGCTTTGTCAACACATGGATGGAACCGGAAGCAGATAAGCTTGTTATGGAAAATATTAGCAAAAATATCATAGATGTTTTCGAATATCCCCAAACTTCCAGAGTTATTCACCACAATATTGTGAATATGCTCGGGCGCCTTTTTAATGGCCATCGCACCGATTTTGTGGGCACGTCAACCGCCGGCTCTTCAGAAGCTATAATGCTGGGATTGCTGGCTCATAAATGGAACTGGAAAAAATCTGAGCGAGGTACGGATAAACCAAACATAATTTTCGGAAACGATGCTCACGTTTGCTGGGATAAGTTTGCCAGGTACTTTGATGTTGATGCCAGAAAAGTTCCTATAGATAAAGATAGGCGCACAATCACGGCTGAAGCTGTCGCAGAAAGGATTGACGAGAACACAATCTGTGTCGGTTGCGTCCTGGGGACAACCTTTACAGGAGAAATAGATCCTGTAAAAGACATTAACGATTTACTTCTGGAATATGAAAAAGAAAAAGGCTGGGACATACCTATCCATATCGATGCTGCAAGTGGCGGCTTCATATTGCCTTTTACCGAACCGAATTTTGAGTGGGACTTCAGGCTGGAAAGAGTAAAATCCATAAATGTTTCAGGGCATAAGTACGGATTGACTTATCCGGGCCTTGGCTGGCTGATCTTCCGTAATAAAAATGCCCTCCCCGAAGACCTGATTTTCCATGTAAACTACCTTGGGGAAATGGAAGATTCGTACACCCTGAACTTTTCAGGAGGCAGTGCAATGGTTGCGGCTCAATATTACAATTTTTTAAGGTTCGGAAGAGCTGGCTATACCGGAATAATGAAAAAAATCCTTGACGTTTCCCAGGATCTCGCAAAGAAGGTTGACAGTCTGGGCCGTTTCGAAATGCTGAACAAAGGAGAACGGCTCCCTATAATTGCTTTCAGACAAAAAGAGGAGACTGGCTATTCCCTGCTCCAGCTCTCACACAAATTGAGGGAAAGGGGCTGGATAGTCCCTGCCTACTGTCTCCCGGAAAATGCGGCGGATATCGAGATAATGCGCATAGTCGTAAGAGAAAACTTTACTCCGGACATGGCAACAATTATAGTCGAAGACCTCGAAAAAGCCTGCCAATTCCTTGAAAATGGAACTGAATCCGG